The genome window CGACACTGGAATGGTCAAGCAAGTGCTCAATGAGCAGATGGGCAAAATGACCGAGCAAACAGCGCAGGATTTTAAGAGCCCTGAACTATGAGCCTGATGAGTATCTTCAGTAAGACGCTGCCAAAAATTGGCTCTCTTGAGTTCGACGCGAAGCTTGAAGGGATCACCAGCAAATCAATAACGCTCACTCAGTACCCTGTTGAATTTGGCGCTAACACCAATGATCACGCCATCCTAATGCCAAATCGGTACTTGTTGACTGGGGCTGTCTCTAACAGCCCTCTCGGCCTTGGCCTGGACGATATAGGCATGATGGGTGCAGGAGCGATTGCTACTGCTGTAGGCGGCATTGGCGGGGCAGCTATCAGCGCTGTTTCTGCCTACCTCCTGTCCAGTAGTGACGAGACGCGGGCATCCACGGCCTGGGCTGCACTAACCGCGCTTATGGAGTCTAGAGGAAGGTTCGATCTGGACACTGGCAAGGAGATCATGCGCGACATGATGATCACCCGGCTGGACGAGCGTACGCGCCCAGAAAACGAGGACGGACTTGTATTCATTGCCGAGCTTCAGCAGGTACGGATCGTAAAGTCACAGATAGGCCGAGGAGTAACTTCGGCGGATCAGTTGATGAAAAACGACACCGTCTCTACTCAGGGCGCTCCCATGGTGACGACTGGCGATGCCGCCGTTGAGGTT of Pseudomonas fluorescens contains these proteins:
- a CDS encoding phage baseplate protein — protein: MSLMSIFSKTLPKIGSLEFDAKLEGITSKSITLTQYPVEFGANTNDHAILMPNRYLLTGAVSNSPLGLGLDDIGMMGAGAIATAVGGIGGAAISAVSAYLLSSSDETRASTAWAALTALMESRGRFDLDTGKEIMRDMMITRLDERTRPENEDGLVFIAELQQVRIVKSQIGRGVTSADQLMKNDTVSTQGAPMVTTGDAAVEVIQ